The genome window ACAATTTCCTGAGAACTGTCTTTCATGTTCTTAATCGTACAGTTTCCATCCCCTGACTCATCGCCTCCAAGGATAACGACAAATGACACTTCCAGTTTATTTGCTTCCCTCATCTGAGCTTTCATACTGCGGCCCAGTATATCTATTTCAACAGATATGCCTTCGTCACGGAGTTCTTCCGCCACTCTGAATGATCCCGCGGTGTTATCCCGCTTCAGATTTGCAATATATACATCCGGGTGGCTGTTCCCGCCAAAAGCGATTCCTTCATTTTTGGCAGCAAGCAGAATTCTTTCAACTCCGGCAGCGAATCCGACACCCGGAATTGCAGGTCCGCCCAGATCACTCACCAGATTGTCGTATCTGCCGCCCCCGCAAAGTGCGCTCTGAGAGCCGACTTTTCCGCTAACGATTTCAAAGGTGGTTTTAGTATAGTAATCGAGTCCGCGGACAAGCTGATAATCCGGCTGATAAGATACTCCCCGCGAAGAAAGCACTTCCTCCACGAGATTAAACTCAGCTCTGCTCTCTTCATCAAGATACTCATAAAGAAGAGGCGCTTCAGCCATGATTGCCTTGTCCTGCTCTTCCTTGCTGTCAAAAATCCGGAGGATATTCGTGTGAAACCGCTTCTGGCTTTCAGGGGAAAGAGAGTTCATCCGGCCATTCAGATAGTGACGCAGTTTTTCTTTATATGCCTCACGTGCCGCAGGTGAACCAAGGGAGTTAATCTTAATGGTAAGATCCTGTAACCCTATTGCTTTCAGAATTCCTGCCGCAGAAAGAATTATTTCACAGTCAGAAAAAGGTGAACTGCTCCCGAGAATTTCAGCACCAAACTGGTGGAACTGCCTGAGACGGCCTGCCTGGGGCCGCTCCTGACGAAACATCGGAGCA of Ignavibacteriales bacterium contains these proteins:
- a CDS encoding histidine--tRNA ligase; protein product: MSKTIKAVPGTKDLLPDEMGAWYRIEELSRRIFSRYNFREIRTPVFESTSLFSRGIGEETDIVSKEMYTFRDKGDDLLTLRPEMTAPVVRAFIEHSMFNQSQVTKLFYFAPMFRQERPQAGRLRQFHQFGAEILGSSSPFSDCEIILSAAGILKAIGLQDLTIKINSLGSPAAREAYKEKLRHYLNGRMNSLSPESQKRFHTNILRIFDSKEEQDKAIMAEAPLLYEYLDEESRAEFNLVEEVLSSRGVSYQPDYQLVRGLDYYTKTTFEIVSGKVGSQSALCGGGRYDNLVSDLGGPAIPGVGFAAGVERILLAAKNEGIAFGGNSHPDVYIANLKRDNTAGSFRVAEELRDEGISVEIDILGRSMKAQMREANKLEVSFVVILGGDESGDGNCTIKNMKDSSQEIVALNQIVNFITKNLHG